DNA from Longimicrobium sp.:
CGATCCCCCGGCCCACGGGGATCAGCACGCCGCCGTCCTCGCCCGCGGCGGCCGCGTCCCGCCGCACCACGTGGCACCCCATCACCTGCGGCGTCTCGGTGGCGCCGTAGAAGTTCAGCAGGGTGGCGCTGGGAGCCAGGCGCCGGATCGCGCGCACGCGCGCAAAGTCCAGCGCCTCGCCGGCCAGCCCCACGATCCGCAGCGAGTCGACGGGGTGAGGGTTCCGCGACGCCAGCGTGGCCGCGAAGCTGGGGGTGAGGTGGGCGATGGTGGCGCGGCGGTCGCGCAGCCAGTCGACCAGCTCCAGCGGCCGCGAGCGCAGCTCGTCGGTGGGGACGAGGATCGAGGCGCCCACGGAGAGCGGCGTGAACACGTCGCGCAGCAGCGGGTCGTGCGGGAGCGCGGAGAGCATCGCGAAGCGGTCGTCCAGGCCGAGCTCTCCATGGCCCGCGTACCACTCCAGGAAGTTGGCCACCGCGCCGTGCCGCCCGCTGACGATCTTCGGCTTCCCCGTCGAAGCGGAGGTGAACGCGTAGTACGCGTACCACTCGCCGGTGGGGAGATCGGGGACCGGCCCGCCGGGAAAGGGAGACAGCGAGCGCTCCGTCTCGCGCTTCCGGCCGCCCGCGAGGGAGATCACGGACAGGCCCGGCTGCTCGCGGAGGACCGCGTGCACGCCCTCCATCGTCTCCCCCTCGCCCACGGCGACGGCGACGGCGGGATGGACGCGCCGCAGGCCGGCCAGCTGATCGCGCGAGAAGCGCGACGCGTCGCTGATGACGAAGCGGCCGCCGGACTTCAGCACGCCCAGCAGCGCCACGATCAGCCCGGGCGAGCGGGTGCTCACCACGGCCACCGTGTCGCCGCGGCGGACGCCCAGCGCGCGGAGGCCGTGCGCCAGGCGGTCGCTCGCCTCGTCCAGCTCGCCGTACGTCCAGGTGTCCTCCATCCCGCGGACCGCGGCGCGCGACGGATCCGCCGCGGCCTGCTCGCGGAACAGGTCCACCAGCGACCGCCTGCCGCGCCCCGGAGGGGCGCCGCCGGGGCTCAGGGGGATGTCACCGACTGCCAGTAACGTCATCAGGGCGCTCGCCGGCTCAGTACAGGATCCGCGCGCTGGCGAACTCGCGCGCGTCGCGGGACTTGCGCAGGTCGCGGGTGACGTTGACGCGCTTGAGCCAGCGGTCGGTGCCGTCGAAGCGGGCGCGGAACGGCCGTCGCCCGTGCACCGCCTGGAAGTTGTCGACGAAGCAGATGTCGCCCGGCTCGAACACCTGGTCTTCCAGCACCGCCTCGATGCGCTCCACCACCGCGTCCAGCGCCGCCTGCGCGTCGGGGGCGTCGGCCGCGTCCATGAAGACGGGGTCGATGCGCAGGTAGGGCGCGTTCGGGTCGCCGAAGAGCACGGGGATGCGCTCGGGGTGGTCCTTCATGCGGATGATGCGGGCGTAGGCGCGCTCCAGCAGCGCGTTCATGGCGCCGGCGTTCCCCCGGTTCCTGGGGAGGTGCGACTCGTCGGGACGGATGATGAAGTGCGGCTCGGAGAGGAGCCGGTACTCCTCCGCGGTGATCTCCACCTTGCGGATCGCCGCGAAGGTGGTGGCCACCCGGTCGGGGTTGCGCAGGCACATCAGCCCCAGGTAGTCGCCGCGGTAGGGGTGGAAGGCCTCCTCCACGTGCCAGGCCAGCAGCGCGTCGCTCCCGCTCCCCATCTGCTCCTGCTGGTGCCCCTGGATGGGAAGGAGGTCGTGCACCACCCGGCCGTCCTGCTGCGTGCTCCAGCCGAACAGGTCGCCCAGCAGCGAGCCCAGCAGCGCCAGCAGCATCTCCTCCTCGAGCGCGCGGTTGGCGGCGTCCGTCTTCCGCCAGTGGCTGGGCGTGGGCCCCAGCTTCTGCTGGTCCACCGGCCACCCCGACACCATGCACATGGCCGAGTCGGGCTCGTGCAGGCGGAACTGCAGCAGCGCGCGGCGCACGCGCAGCGGCAGCTCGTGCGCGATCACCCCGACCTCCGCCAGGAACTCCGCGTCCTCGGGCGAGGCGTAGCGGTGGATGACGTCCGCCAGCAGCAGGCGGATCTCCTCCACCTCGCTCTCGGTGAAGACGATCCGTCCCGGGTCGCCCGAGGGCGGCGCGGGGAGGATGGTGATGTCGGCGGGCGCCGTCGGCATCAGGAGGGTCGACATATGCCTTTTCTCCGCTGGCTCGTTGGCAAGACTGCGTGGGTGGTGCTGCGCGGCGCCCGGGGTGGAGCCGCGAAAACGGACAGGCCGGGCAAGCCGGCCGGAGCGACGATCTGGGTCGGGAGGTACGGACGGAAGCGGCCGCCGTCCCCCGGCTGCGGGACGGCGGCGGTTCCGGCCTAGGCGGCGAGCCGCATGCTGCCGGCCTCGGCGTGGGCGTCCAGCGGCTGGAGCAGGGCGGCGTCGACCTCCACCGACATCCCCCGCCCCACCGCCTGCAGCCCCACCAGCACCCGCGCGCGGCCGCGGCGCTCGACCACGACGCCCTCGACCCCGCGCAGCGGCCCAGCGCCGACGTGCACCCGCCGGCCCACGGCCAGGCACGGCTCGAGCTCGGGCTCCAGCCCGTGCGCCTCGATCGCCGCGGCGAAGCGCCGCACGTTCTCGATCTCCACGTCGGGGATGGCCACGGGCGCCGAGCCCCCGCGCACCACCGCCACCATGCCGTTCACGGCCAGCGCCTTCGTCAGGTCGCGCGGGTCCACGCGCACGAACACGTAGCTGGGAAAGAGCGGCCACAGGACGCGCTTCTTCCGGTCGCTCCACTGCTCGGTGCTGGCGTGCAGCGGAAGGAAGTGCTCGATCCCCCGCTGCTCGAGGAGGGCGGCCACGCGCTTCTCGTGGCGTCCGCGCGTGTAGCACGCGTACCAGCGCGGTGCGCTGGGAACGGCGTCGAAGCCGCCGGGGAAGTCGAACGAGTCGAGCATTGGAGACCTGGGGATCGGGATGGGCGATCCGGCCTCTCCGGGCCCCGTGCGGGCCGGACGGCACTGCTTTCGCCAGTGGGACCGGGCCGGGAACGACGCCCCCGGGCGGCCTTCGGCCCCCTCGGTCACATCTCCGTGAACGAGCGGGGTGTGTCTGGTTCTGTTCCTGCCCGGCTCCGCGCCGCGAGCGTCGATTCCGTCTCGCCCGGCCGGCCTTCGGCCCCCTCGGTCACAGGTGCGTGAAACGAGCGGGGCGGTGCTTCATATGTTTCCAACCGACCGCGGGACGGCACGAAACACGGTGCGACCCGCGGAAGAATTCCGGGACCGTACGGACGGGCTGCCAGCAGCCCGGCGCGCGGGAACGATCCGGCGGCCCCCGGTCCGCACGGCCGCGTGGGCCGTGGGGACGGGCGCCGGGTGATCGAATCCCCCGATTTTACAGGGTGCTTCGAGAGGCGTGCGGCACGCCGGGCATCAGGCCGCGGCCGCCACGGGCGCCATGAGCGGCGCCGTTTCCTGGATGAATTCCGCGATGTGCTCCAGGCCGGCACGAATCCGCTCGAGGCTCTCCGAGCCCACCGAGATGCGGATGAAACCGTCGCACGAGTCGCCGTAGCCGATCCCCGGCACCGTGCTGACGCCGCGCTCGTCCAGCAGCCGGTCGCAGAACTCCTCCGACCCGAGCGCGCTGTCCTCGATCGACACGAACAGGTAGAAGGTGCCCGCGCCGGGGAAGACGCGCAGCCCCATGCTCTCCACCATCCGCGCCACGGCCCGCCGCTTCACCACCACGTCGCGGATCTGCGGGGCGGTGATGTCGAGCACCTCGTGGAAGTGCCGCACCACGTACCACTCCAGCACGGTGGCCGGGCAGGTGATCAGGTGCTGGTTCAGCTTGAGGATCTGGAACAGCATCTCCTCGTTGGTGAACACGTAGCCGATCCGCCAGCCGGACATCCCGTAGTTCTTCGACAGCGTGTTGCACACGATCGTGTGCTTCTTCTCCGGGTCGTACGCCGCCGCGGAGATGAAGTCGCCGGGCTCCAGCACGTAGTCGCTGTACGCCTCGTCGGAGATGATGTACAGGTCGTGCTGCTCGGCCAGCCGGTGCAGCTCGCGCCACTCGGCGGCGCTCACCAGGTGCCCGGTGGGGTTGTTCGGGTTGTTCACCACGATCGCGCGGGTGCGCGGGGTGATGTAGCGCCGGTAGTCGGCCACGCGCTCGTGGTAGGGGATGCGCACCGGCACCCCGTGGCAGAGCCGCACCTGCTCGGGATAGCTCACCCACGCGGGCTCGGGCACCAGCACCTCGTCGCCGGGCTCCAGCACGGCCATGAAGGCCATGTGCAGCGCGATCTTCGACCCGGCGGTCACCACCAGCTCGGTCTCGGGGTCCACGGGCACGCCGAAGCGGCTCTCGTAGTAGTCGGCCAGCAGCTCGCGCAGCTCCATGATCCCGCGCGAGTGCGAGTAGTGGTACAGCCCCGGCATCGGCAGGTCGTCGAACCGGAAGAGCGGGATGTCGAAGTACGCCTCGCCGAACGAGAGCGTGATCACGTCCTCGCCACGCTGCTTCTTCTCGTAGACGCGGTTGTTGTACTTGATCGACATCGCCTCGATGAGGTCCCTCACGTGACCAGCCGGACGCGGCATGTACCCTCCAACGGTGATTGGCTCTACGAACGACGCGAAACAGCAACCTCTGGGACCACGCCCGTGGAGGGGCGGAGCCGGGAAGCGCTCGCAAGCGCACAAAACGTCGCAGGGACTGCGACAATAGCGGTCTTCTGGCGCGGCGATGAGGGTGCAACCCGGAGCCGGGTCGAGCCGCGTCACGGGAGTTCGACCAAGAGGTCAGAAATGGTGTCGCTAATTGTTGCAAAACATTTGAATCTCGTCAACCCCCTCAAACGTTTCCCTTGCGCACCTCTAAGTGCTGTTGTCGCATGGAGTACGGAGTACGGGAAGTTCGCGTGAGACGGCACCTGCCACCCCGTTGCGCCCGGAATCCGCGTGGTTGCGTGATGTGGCGCGTTCCAAGCCGCTCGCGACCGATCGTTCCACCTGCGCGTCTCATCCCATGGGCACCGAGACAAACTGTTGGCCGGGTGGGGACCCCGATCCGGCTCCCGGTTCCGGAAAACATCTCCAGGTGGACATACGTGACGCTCAGGTGCTACCGGCGAGCGTGTCAGGCGGTGCGAACTGTCTCCCGGGGACCGGCCGTGCGGGCGTTCCGGGTGGCCACCTGCCCTCGGTCACCGAGCCGTGAGCGAGTGGAGGGGTGTTATACGTGTAGCGGATCAACCGAGACGTCACCTCGCCCAACCGCACGCGGGAAACCGGGGACGGGCCCCGTGCGGGCCGCGTCGCGGACGATCTCAGCGAAACCGGGGATCGCTCCCGGAGCGTCGCCGGCGCTTTGAGGAAGCATCAACGAGAAGCGCCCGGACCGTCGCGCGGTCCGGGCGCTT
Protein-coding regions in this window:
- a CDS encoding non-ribosomal peptide synthetase; amino-acid sequence: MTLLAVGDIPLSPGGAPPGRGRRSLVDLFREQAAADPSRAAVRGMEDTWTYGELDEASDRLAHGLRALGVRRGDTVAVVSTRSPGLIVALLGVLKSGGRFVISDASRFSRDQLAGLRRVHPAVAVAVGEGETMEGVHAVLREQPGLSVISLAGGRKRETERSLSPFPGGPVPDLPTGEWYAYYAFTSASTGKPKIVSGRHGAVANFLEWYAGHGELGLDDRFAMLSALPHDPLLRDVFTPLSVGASILVPTDELRSRPLELVDWLRDRRATIAHLTPSFAATLASRNPHPVDSLRIVGLAGEALDFARVRAIRRLAPSATLLNFYGATETPQVMGCHVVRRDAAAAGEDGGVLIPVGRGIGGARLLVLDEEMQPCGVAVPGEVFIQSAHLTDGYHDDPVLTAERFIANPLGDGSVARLYRTGDTGYYLRSGEVVVTGRCDRQVKLNGARVDLGEVEGVLREHPRVREAAVRVRGPASQARVMEAFVVLDGAGAPDDAALRRYAVERLAAVAVPAVFHRMERLPMSENGKIDYRRLDALIPAPPCAALDEPPPAEGNATHGAVRLEGLEFVPAGANGHDRTLEEQVTAVWRELLGRPSIDPWDNVFEFGAQSLTAAEATARIAVVVGSAVDVMDIYMYPIIRDFVRTRRSAVPVGAAETRMRTDAVDNRRRAMERAKLRRRD
- the gntD gene encoding guanitoxin biosynthesis L-enduracididine beta-hydroxylase GntD, whose product is MSTLLMPTAPADITILPAPPSGDPGRIVFTESEVEEIRLLLADVIHRYASPEDAEFLAEVGVIAHELPLRVRRALLQFRLHEPDSAMCMVSGWPVDQQKLGPTPSHWRKTDAANRALEEEMLLALLGSLLGDLFGWSTQQDGRVVHDLLPIQGHQQEQMGSGSDALLAWHVEEAFHPYRGDYLGLMCLRNPDRVATTFAAIRKVEITAEEYRLLSEPHFIIRPDESHLPRNRGNAGAMNALLERAYARIIRMKDHPERIPVLFGDPNAPYLRIDPVFMDAADAPDAQAALDAVVERIEAVLEDQVFEPGDICFVDNFQAVHGRRPFRARFDGTDRWLKRVNVTRDLRKSRDAREFASARILY
- a CDS encoding UpxY family transcription antiterminator; translated protein: MLDSFDFPGGFDAVPSAPRWYACYTRGRHEKRVAALLEQRGIEHFLPLHASTEQWSDRKKRVLWPLFPSYVFVRVDPRDLTKALAVNGMVAVVRGGSAPVAIPDVEIENVRRFAAAIEAHGLEPELEPCLAVGRRVHVGAGPLRGVEGVVVERRGRARVLVGLQAVGRGMSVEVDAALLQPLDAHAEAGSMRLAA
- a CDS encoding pyridoxal phosphate-dependent aminotransferase, with amino-acid sequence MRDLIEAMSIKYNNRVYEKKQRGEDVITLSFGEAYFDIPLFRFDDLPMPGLYHYSHSRGIMELRELLADYYESRFGVPVDPETELVVTAGSKIALHMAFMAVLEPGDEVLVPEPAWVSYPEQVRLCHGVPVRIPYHERVADYRRYITPRTRAIVVNNPNNPTGHLVSAAEWRELHRLAEQHDLYIISDEAYSDYVLEPGDFISAAAYDPEKKHTIVCNTLSKNYGMSGWRIGYVFTNEEMLFQILKLNQHLITCPATVLEWYVVRHFHEVLDITAPQIRDVVVKRRAVARMVESMGLRVFPGAGTFYLFVSIEDSALGSEEFCDRLLDERGVSTVPGIGYGDSCDGFIRISVGSESLERIRAGLEHIAEFIQETAPLMAPVAAAA